The following coding sequences are from one Photobacterium angustum window:
- a CDS encoding LysR family transcriptional regulator yields MDIDALRSFLAFVETGSFTRAAKQSFRTQSAISMQMKKLEDELNTQLFTKDGRMLVLTEDGQRLATHATQIIATHDEALLELKNKLPQQTIHLGCPDDYAESILPYIVALLREEHPHISLQITCAPSVHLKGLLDSNRLDLAIVTRSPTSQEGYFLQTDKGIWVGSPHHDIVNQQPLPIVLFQRDCKFHSAAIEGLIKRNRHYQLVSCCSSATANKGLVRQGLAISAMAKCSMPNDLIELTAPHLPSLPVVDIVLSLPSKPHLLLSPESINRMIDRYQCEQFAAEKC; encoded by the coding sequence ATGGATATTGATGCATTAAGAAGCTTTTTAGCTTTCGTAGAAACAGGCAGTTTCACTCGCGCAGCAAAGCAAAGTTTTCGAACTCAATCTGCGATTAGCATGCAGATGAAAAAGCTCGAAGATGAGCTCAATACTCAGCTATTTACTAAAGATGGTCGAATGCTGGTATTAACAGAAGATGGGCAACGCTTAGCAACGCATGCTACCCAAATTATCGCAACCCACGATGAAGCCTTGTTAGAGCTTAAAAACAAGTTACCGCAACAAACCATCCACCTTGGTTGTCCTGATGATTATGCTGAATCTATCTTGCCCTATATTGTGGCTCTGCTCCGTGAAGAACACCCACACATTAGCCTGCAAATCACCTGTGCACCAAGCGTACATTTAAAAGGTTTACTCGACAGTAATCGACTTGATCTCGCTATTGTTACGCGTTCGCCAACCTCGCAAGAAGGCTACTTTCTCCAAACCGACAAAGGTATATGGGTTGGCTCGCCACATCACGACATTGTTAACCAACAACCCTTACCGATTGTATTATTCCAACGCGACTGTAAATTCCACAGTGCAGCCATTGAAGGCTTAATAAAACGTAACCGACATTATCAACTTGTCAGTTGTTGTAGCAGCGCAACAGCCAACAAAGGCTTAGTGAGGCAAGGCTTGGCAATTTCTGCGATGGCGAAATGCAGCATGCCGAATGATTTAATTGAGCTTACCGCCCCTCATCTGCCTAGCTTACCCGTGGTTGATATAGTGTTATCACTGCCGAGTAAGCCACACCTCTTACTTTCACCTGAAAGTATCAACCGCATGATTGATCGTTACCAGTGTGAACAATTTGCGGCAGAAAAGTGCTAA
- a CDS encoding DUF3291 domain-containing protein translates to MKLAQLNIAKAKYPLDAPEIKEFVDNLDKVNTIAENSDGFVWRLKDESGDATNIQLFDDPSIIVNMSIWDSVDDLKNFMFRTHHKDFMRRKSEWFYRLTEANYVLWWIEDDEIPTPQHAVSRLEYLREHGETPYAFSFNSRFTPDDLLLLDELISSKR, encoded by the coding sequence ATGAAGCTGGCACAACTCAATATCGCAAAGGCAAAATACCCATTAGATGCGCCTGAAATTAAAGAGTTTGTTGATAACTTAGATAAGGTGAATACGATCGCTGAAAACAGTGATGGCTTTGTGTGGCGCTTAAAAGATGAATCTGGTGATGCGACAAATATTCAGCTATTTGATGATCCTTCTATCATCGTCAACATGTCGATTTGGGACTCGGTGGATGATCTTAAAAACTTTATGTTCCGCACGCATCATAAAGACTTTATGCGCCGTAAAAGTGAATGGTTCTACCGCTTAACTGAAGCTAATTATGTTTTATGGTGGATTGAAGATGATGAAATTCCTACGCCACAACACGCTGTGTCGCGACTTGAGTATTTACGAGAGCATGGTGAAACGCCTTATGCCTTTTCATTTAACTCCCGTTTTACGCCAGACGATTTGTTGTTGCTTGATGAGTTAATTTCTAGCAAGAGATGA
- a CDS encoding transcriptional regulator codes for MNQRIENDTFSGGETTHLNATVGNNGSFAPEGEARSNTDYALGFSSAALELIRSAKESSEFRTHLDFLVYPICFNMRHAVELRLKKWWKDLGMLASKREVKLKQHRDAKVAKDRSLRGKLDPFPTIDEASTHDLSKLWNLVTEYASVIDSRFSKLIPLLDPYIQDIADIDPTGQTFRYPASNDSQVHLAETPLINIRILELRFTMLFKLFDFQDQITQEMKYEYSWVDTPNQLSYHDLQSISLVLAEYEDKEGEPIAAQAKEVVRDKYGLSGGIYSKTISAIKCNHYLNHSLNMINEPKHLSAEAIGVIFEVYFDYKPVDEYRTDYKRAETKTEIRVYKPDFDKMKHEIQKRAELREKLFGYLTREQIAESTALLECYSESKYMEIYDRLVEEHITYVNKMDEEELKAYISKHFFGSMILEKLSLMLLQMNCIDVIQPHIEEYRLTDISWYKSFQGRAFNRCYDEFHHFECSIEQFQTEVISVLSQVKSERLGD; via the coding sequence ATGAACCAAAGAATTGAAAACGATACTTTCTCGGGAGGTGAAACGACTCACCTGAATGCAACTGTTGGTAATAATGGCAGCTTTGCTCCGGAAGGAGAAGCTCGTTCAAATACAGATTATGCTCTTGGTTTTTCAAGCGCCGCACTCGAACTGATTAGATCAGCGAAAGAATCTTCTGAGTTTAGAACTCACCTCGACTTTTTGGTTTATCCTATTTGTTTCAACATGAGACATGCTGTGGAATTACGGCTGAAAAAATGGTGGAAAGACTTAGGAATGTTAGCCTCAAAAAGAGAGGTTAAGCTAAAACAGCATAGAGACGCCAAAGTTGCAAAAGATCGTTCATTAAGAGGAAAGCTAGACCCCTTTCCTACAATAGATGAGGCATCCACACACGATCTATCTAAACTGTGGAATCTGGTAACCGAATATGCATCAGTAATAGACTCGCGTTTCAGCAAGCTCATTCCATTGTTAGACCCTTACATCCAAGATATTGCCGATATTGATCCTACAGGCCAAACTTTCAGATACCCAGCCAGCAACGATAGCCAAGTTCACTTAGCTGAAACACCGCTTATTAACATCAGAATACTTGAACTCAGATTTACTATGTTGTTTAAGCTTTTTGATTTTCAGGATCAAATAACTCAGGAAATGAAATATGAGTACTCTTGGGTTGACACACCAAATCAACTTTCATACCACGATCTACAATCAATATCGTTGGTGTTGGCTGAGTATGAAGATAAAGAAGGTGAACCAATAGCAGCACAAGCAAAAGAAGTAGTTAGAGATAAATATGGATTATCAGGCGGCATATATAGCAAAACGATTTCCGCTATCAAATGCAATCACTACTTAAACCATAGTCTCAATATGATTAATGAACCAAAGCATCTAAGTGCGGAAGCTATCGGCGTTATATTTGAAGTATATTTTGACTATAAACCTGTAGATGAATATCGAACGGACTATAAACGAGCTGAAACCAAAACTGAAATCAGAGTATATAAACCCGACTTCGATAAAATGAAACATGAGATACAAAAACGAGCTGAATTAAGAGAGAAACTCTTTGGGTATTTAACTAGAGAACAAATCGCTGAGTCTACAGCACTACTTGAGTGTTACTCAGAGTCAAAATATATGGAGATTTATGACCGGTTAGTTGAAGAACATATCACTTACGTAAATAAAATGGATGAGGAAGAACTCAAAGCTTATATATCCAAACATTTCTTTGGTTCTATGATTCTAGAAAAACTATCTTTGATGCTACTCCAAATGAACTGTATAGATGTAATACAACCTCATATCGAAGAATATAGGTTAACCGATATCAGTTGGTATAAAAGCTTTCAGGGCCGGGCATTCAACCGGTGCTATGATGAGTTCCATCATTTCGAATGCTCAATCGAACAGTTTCAAACTGAAGTAATTAGCGTTTTATCTCAAGTAAAATCAGAAAGATTAGGCGATTAA
- a CDS encoding GNAT family N-acetyltransferase, giving the protein MFTVKEATLDDLTHVAPLYEAYLTFYEVDYSEKNPLQYLQQRLGNKESVIYFVVDEQGQYVGFTQLYPLFCSLEMNRTWLLYDLFVTESARQHGVAQLLLDRADQLAKETQASFIMLSTAVDNLKAQNLYEKNHYEKDTEFFTYLKHC; this is encoded by the coding sequence ATGTTTACTGTTAAAGAAGCCACCCTTGATGATTTAACTCACGTTGCGCCTTTGTATGAGGCATATCTGACTTTTTATGAAGTAGATTATAGCGAGAAAAACCCACTTCAATACCTGCAACAACGCTTAGGAAATAAAGAGTCGGTTATCTACTTTGTGGTTGATGAACAAGGGCAATATGTTGGTTTTACTCAGTTATATCCGCTGTTTTGCTCGCTTGAAATGAATCGTACTTGGTTGCTTTATGATCTGTTTGTAACCGAATCTGCTCGCCAACATGGGGTTGCGCAGTTGCTGCTTGATCGCGCTGATCAGCTAGCGAAAGAAACTCAGGCCTCTTTCATTATGCTAAGTACTGCTGTCGATAACTTAAAAGCGCAGAACTTATATGAAAAAAATCACTACGAAAAAGACACTGAGTTTTTTACTTATCTAAAGCATTGTTAA
- a CDS encoding NIPSNAP family protein, with amino-acid sequence MITCYVRYVIDPKKVNEFASYGRKWLPLIEKFGGKHHGYFLPSEGANNIALALFSFDSLAAYEQYRTDSMSDPECIEAYNFAEQTDCIISYERSFFKPML; translated from the coding sequence ATGATCACTTGTTATGTTAGATACGTTATTGATCCGAAAAAGGTTAATGAATTTGCATCTTATGGACGCAAGTGGCTGCCTTTGATAGAAAAGTTTGGCGGAAAACATCACGGTTATTTCCTTCCATCTGAGGGTGCTAATAATATCGCCTTAGCTTTATTTAGTTTTGATAGTTTAGCTGCTTATGAACAGTATCGAACCGATTCTATGTCCGATCCTGAATGTATAGAGGCGTATAACTTTGCAGAGCAGACAGATTGCATTATCAGCTATGAACGTAGCTTTTTTAAGCCGATGCTTTGA
- a CDS encoding lysozyme inhibitor LprI family protein, with product MKKRFYYPMVAAFILPTFFNTAFADYSKEFDQCIDTWGASTPSVVKCMNEELSKRDRLLNTAYKQYMARIQDFRKEDLRKTQRLWIQYRDAKCGMFYHSESGSGGLEDLSDCMITETIQRTKELKEGW from the coding sequence ATGAAAAAACGGTTTTATTACCCAATGGTTGCGGCTTTCATTTTGCCAACCTTCTTTAACACTGCGTTTGCCGATTACAGTAAAGAGTTTGATCAGTGTATTGATACTTGGGGAGCCTCGACTCCATCCGTTGTTAAATGTATGAACGAGGAATTATCGAAAAGGGATAGATTGCTTAATACGGCTTATAAGCAATATATGGCGAGAATCCAAGATTTTCGTAAAGAAGATTTAAGAAAAACCCAACGATTATGGATTCAATACAGAGATGCTAAGTGTGGCATGTTTTATCATAGTGAAAGTGGCTCTGGTGGGTTAGAAGATTTAAGTGATTGTATGATTACAGAAACTATCCAGCGCACTAAAGAGCTAAAAGAGGGTTGGTAG
- a CDS encoding DUF3955 domain-containing protein, with protein MTLISRYRVTILLSLIGWGCLAIYAYEGSYVDDNGVLIESFGFIPLFWLFQLLALVSLIYTALKHRKRGKV; from the coding sequence ATGACGTTAATCAGTAGATACAGAGTAACTATCCTCTTAAGTCTTATCGGGTGGGGTTGTCTGGCTATATACGCTTATGAAGGTTCTTATGTCGATGACAATGGCGTGTTAATTGAATCGTTTGGTTTTATTCCTCTGTTTTGGTTGTTTCAATTATTGGCATTGGTGAGTCTGATTTATACCGCCTTGAAACACAGAAAGCGAGGTAAGGTATAA
- a CDS encoding glutathione S-transferase family protein: MVVYGDLQSGNCLKVKLILSLLGIEHQWQHINILENETHTPEFLALNPNGKIPVVVFDDGRVLYESNAILSYFAEGSEYLPQDNFLKAKVYQWLFFEQYSHEPYIAVARYIQVYLGMPADRVEQYEALHAKGYKALDVMEQQLSKSNFLVGDNVTIADFALYAYTHVADDGGYDLRGYPHIKRWLKAVGQLHASVDMEEAV; the protein is encoded by the coding sequence ATGGTTGTGTATGGCGATTTACAGTCGGGAAATTGTTTGAAAGTGAAATTGATTTTGTCACTGCTAGGAATTGAGCACCAGTGGCAGCATATTAATATTTTGGAGAACGAAACCCATACGCCTGAATTTTTAGCACTGAACCCTAATGGAAAAATCCCTGTTGTAGTGTTTGATGATGGTCGGGTGCTGTATGAGTCGAATGCGATTTTGAGCTATTTCGCAGAAGGCTCTGAGTATTTACCCCAAGACAATTTTCTAAAAGCTAAAGTCTATCAATGGTTGTTCTTCGAGCAGTATTCGCATGAACCTTATATTGCGGTAGCACGTTACATTCAAGTCTATTTGGGTATGCCAGCAGACAGAGTTGAACAGTATGAAGCGTTACATGCAAAAGGCTATAAAGCCCTCGATGTGATGGAGCAGCAATTGTCGAAATCAAACTTCTTGGTAGGTGACAATGTCACGATAGCGGATTTTGCATTATATGCTTACACCCATGTAGCTGATGACGGTGGTTATGATTTACGTGGCTACCCACACATTAAGCGTTGGTTGAAAGCGGTGGGGCAGTTACACGCCAGTGTTGATATGGAAGAAGCGGTTTAG
- a CDS encoding YibE/F family protein produces MFQKYVFPIMIFALSTAIFLYSPLLSQSFHPNKTQSQHFVSAKVENIIEENVFEDDLAPGIYRGTQHLKIKVLEGEHANETVEINNPLSRQHNVLLDKGSEFILMIRETIHGSHFWAFNHQRTTPIYTMALVFIGLILFFGGRAGLNAVISLYFTAALIIGVLIPAIFDGINPALVTIELMAIKIVVNFILVSGYNKKSLCAILGTLVGVIMAGIFAQTFGEWAHLSGIYLDKGEDVIYLATENPIQVRWLMFVTIMIAALGAVMDVAISIASSYQELQQANPKLTPKQLMLASMNIGKDIMGTMTNTLILAFAGSSLTTIMMVWGLSMPVEQFMNTPVIALSIIHGLAGSIGIVLTIPFTAFIASKIFNYQSNEKPVINANVNNALDK; encoded by the coding sequence ATGTTTCAAAAATACGTTTTCCCGATCATGATTTTTGCGCTCTCAACAGCTATTTTTCTTTACTCCCCTTTGTTGAGCCAATCTTTCCATCCAAATAAAACACAGTCTCAGCATTTCGTTTCTGCAAAAGTAGAAAACATCATAGAAGAAAATGTATTTGAAGATGATTTAGCGCCTGGGATTTATCGCGGTACACAACACCTAAAAATCAAAGTACTTGAAGGTGAACATGCCAATGAAACCGTTGAAATTAATAACCCACTAAGTCGTCAACATAACGTGTTATTGGATAAAGGATCAGAATTCATATTGATGATCCGCGAAACCATTCACGGCAGCCATTTTTGGGCATTTAACCACCAACGTACTACTCCCATTTACACCATGGCACTGGTCTTTATAGGGCTTATTTTATTCTTTGGTGGGCGCGCAGGCTTAAACGCTGTGATTTCTCTGTATTTCACTGCCGCACTGATCATTGGCGTATTAATTCCAGCCATATTTGACGGAATAAACCCAGCCTTGGTCACTATCGAATTAATGGCAATAAAAATTGTCGTTAATTTCATCCTAGTTTCTGGTTATAACAAGAAAAGTCTGTGTGCGATATTAGGCACCTTAGTTGGGGTTATCATGGCGGGTATTTTTGCTCAAACCTTTGGCGAATGGGCACACCTATCAGGTATTTACTTAGATAAAGGTGAGGATGTCATTTACCTTGCTACAGAAAATCCTATTCAAGTGCGTTGGCTGATGTTTGTCACCATTATGATTGCCGCGCTAGGCGCCGTGATGGACGTTGCCATTTCAATTGCTTCATCGTATCAAGAGCTGCAACAAGCCAATCCTAAACTCACTCCCAAACAACTGATGCTTGCCAGCATGAACATAGGCAAAGACATCATGGGAACCATGACAAACACGTTAATTTTAGCGTTTGCAGGTAGCTCGCTCACCACTATCATGATGGTCTGGGGGCTTTCAATGCCTGTTGAACAGTTTATGAATACCCCAGTGATCGCGTTAAGCATTATTCACGGTTTAGCAGGCAGCATAGGTATTGTGCTTACCATTCCATTTACTGCCTTTATTGCTAGTAAAATCTTTAACTATCAAAGTAATGAAAAGCCAGTAATCAACGCTAACGTTAACAATGCTTTAGATAAGTAA
- a CDS encoding YdcF family protein has translation MKSNLLALALSGALALTAAPYSFAANDATVQSSTDYSQFVTKRQVVDQLLNDAVTAFKSPARVSHAGSTAKMPSNMEIVTNRLLEAYQLEPYRTDLLISAANAQIYNKNADRAISLFQQALSVAPDDVDLHAYLAVWQRFKGNQAESDKHMATLAKLNPGKAADIERIFTTVDRIVATPLKEKAAKGKLDDKGAIITLGYALNPDGSMHPILVERLETTLAMAKANPDALIVLTGGVPMNHKTEGKLMADWLIEKGISKDRIIEENYATSTVDNALFSSYALARHHIKHATIISSASHVRRGQTLFEIASWQTGPQSITFDTVSYPDKPLKELVTPNDGELLGIYRDALRTYGMWSYRSYPLESR, from the coding sequence ATGAAAAGTAACCTACTTGCCCTAGCCCTTAGTGGTGCATTAGCACTCACTGCTGCGCCATATTCTTTTGCAGCTAACGACGCAACGGTTCAATCTTCTACCGATTACTCGCAATTCGTTACTAAGCGTCAAGTTGTCGATCAACTATTAAATGATGCAGTAACAGCGTTTAAATCTCCGGCTCGTGTTTCCCATGCAGGCTCTACCGCCAAAATGCCAAGCAATATGGAAATCGTAACCAACCGATTACTTGAAGCCTACCAATTAGAACCATACCGTACCGACTTACTGATTTCTGCTGCTAATGCACAGATCTACAACAAGAATGCAGACCGAGCCATTTCACTTTTCCAACAAGCTCTTTCGGTTGCACCTGATGATGTCGATTTACATGCCTACCTTGCTGTTTGGCAGCGTTTCAAAGGCAACCAAGCTGAATCTGACAAGCATATGGCAACATTAGCCAAATTAAACCCGGGCAAAGCGGCTGATATTGAGCGTATTTTCACAACTGTTGATCGCATTGTGGCAACACCACTAAAAGAGAAAGCAGCGAAAGGCAAGTTAGACGACAAAGGCGCAATCATCACCTTAGGTTATGCACTAAACCCAGATGGTTCGATGCATCCCATCTTAGTTGAACGTCTTGAAACAACCCTTGCGATGGCAAAAGCCAACCCTGATGCGTTAATCGTATTAACAGGTGGTGTGCCAATGAACCATAAAACCGAAGGTAAGCTAATGGCAGATTGGCTTATTGAAAAAGGCATTAGTAAAGATCGTATTATTGAAGAGAACTACGCCACCAGCACCGTGGATAATGCCCTATTCAGTAGCTATGCGTTAGCACGCCATCATATTAAACATGCCACAATTATTAGCTCGGCAAGCCATGTTCGCCGTGGTCAAACCCTGTTTGAGATCGCAAGTTGGCAGACTGGCCCACAAAGCATCACTTTTGATACGGTAAGTTACCCAGACAAACCACTAAAAGAGTTAGTAACACCGAACGATGGTGAATTGTTAGGTATTTACCGTGATGCATTACGTACTTATGGTATGTGGAGTTACCGTTCATATCCGTTGGAGTCACGTTAA
- a CDS encoding SDR family NAD(P)-dependent oxidoreductase encodes MNIAIWGASTGLGAAMVDYFYAQGMNVIAIARNPNKNTKLAEHNITSVCCDATDKQQVEAAVSALPDNTFNISTMGSFRSDTPVDYIGHRYLTNALEQSTSQHLLLITSLGCGDSWQYLSDRAKAGFGSAVREKTLAEAWLQSSSLNYTILRPGGLKDGEPTQLGELSQHKEVHGAITRGEVARLSHELLLRNDANGQIFQCIDPSIAPY; translated from the coding sequence ATGAATATTGCAATTTGGGGTGCTTCAACTGGATTAGGCGCAGCAATGGTAGATTACTTTTATGCTCAAGGCATGAACGTTATCGCCATAGCACGTAACCCTAATAAAAATACCAAGCTTGCCGAGCACAACATAACGTCCGTTTGTTGTGACGCAACAGATAAACAACAAGTTGAAGCGGCGGTATCAGCACTGCCCGACAACACCTTTAATATCTCTACAATGGGCAGTTTTCGCTCTGATACACCTGTCGATTACATTGGTCACCGCTACTTAACAAATGCATTAGAACAAAGCACTTCACAACACTTATTGTTAATTACTTCACTGGGTTGTGGTGATAGTTGGCAATACCTTTCAGACCGCGCCAAAGCGGGTTTTGGCAGCGCAGTGCGTGAAAAAACACTCGCTGAAGCTTGGCTACAAAGCAGCAGTTTGAATTACACGATTCTAAGACCTGGCGGACTAAAAGATGGCGAGCCAACCCAGCTAGGCGAGTTATCACAACATAAAGAAGTTCACGGCGCGATTACACGGGGAGAAGTCGCACGATTAAGCCATGAATTGCTGTTAAGAAATGATGCTAATGGTCAGATTTTCCAGTGTATTGATCCAAGCATCGCCCCTTACTAA
- a CDS encoding LA2681 family HEPN domain-containing protein translates to MVGDLFVEKHRAIYALLDVGDFSMAFTKALELLKTIEASNGNDNTEYYLKLFNMAGSFIDIGSMKADIEIVTIGYKLMNDHQSKMLELIPDSDFYYNFANAKSSMISEPNSFNHTFDTIEELVQLKHLYWKALKATVTTKNESPYELIVNLANSLKRQFRLVEALRLYDKALSLNYQCTQAWVNRSETLLMLNTITSSHSLQMLDQIVSGYREASKGAEIPDSWANYYLDLAQYHQKKIDELCLKENITRNNEDSHETEAEFNELSDYRKYCLENHLSLSEHGLYCHCAGSARDDLTIPNLSGVTGDFIVPMEMVLNRLKSEFSFARKLYYDYLTQEQNEDLLHESCFSELFNDELLGVDVEKLRTSFRLCFGILDKIGVAVCELFDLYPSNRNVSFQSFWQLDRDKRREKFEAVRSPGLLALYSIASDLNDRKDGEWAFFKAWRNDLEHKFVVVHKGDKPNDLYNSYCFVDDMAFIKESDFINSLEHMLQITRSAIFSFTLMVRHEGTREIDDNSIILSQSMNRQDFKDW, encoded by the coding sequence GAATGGTAATGATAATACTGAGTATTATTTAAAGCTTTTTAATATGGCTGGCTCTTTCATTGATATTGGGTCAATGAAAGCTGACATTGAGATAGTGACTATTGGTTACAAGCTAATGAACGATCATCAATCGAAAATGTTAGAGCTAATACCAGATAGTGATTTCTATTATAACTTTGCAAATGCCAAGTCGAGTATGATCTCTGAACCAAACTCGTTTAATCATACATTTGATACTATAGAAGAGCTTGTCCAGCTAAAGCATTTGTACTGGAAAGCGCTAAAAGCAACAGTTACTACTAAGAATGAATCTCCTTATGAGCTAATTGTCAATTTAGCGAACTCGCTAAAGCGTCAATTCCGCCTTGTCGAAGCTCTTAGATTATATGATAAAGCATTAAGTCTAAATTATCAGTGTACTCAAGCATGGGTAAATCGTAGCGAAACATTATTGATGTTAAACACCATTACATCGAGCCATTCATTACAAATGCTTGATCAGATTGTGTCAGGGTATAGGGAAGCAAGTAAAGGAGCCGAAATTCCTGACAGTTGGGCTAACTATTATCTTGATTTGGCGCAATATCACCAAAAGAAAATTGATGAGCTTTGTTTAAAAGAGAATATCACTAGAAATAATGAAGATAGTCATGAAACAGAAGCTGAGTTTAATGAACTTAGCGATTATAGAAAGTACTGTCTTGAAAATCATTTGTCTCTTTCTGAACACGGTTTGTATTGTCATTGTGCTGGAAGCGCAAGGGATGACTTAACAATACCGAATTTGAGCGGAGTAACTGGGGACTTTATAGTTCCAATGGAAATGGTTTTGAATCGGTTAAAGTCTGAATTTTCTTTTGCAAGAAAACTTTATTATGACTATTTAACTCAAGAACAAAACGAAGACTTACTGCATGAGTCTTGCTTTTCCGAATTATTTAATGATGAACTGCTGGGTGTGGACGTAGAAAAGCTCAGGACATCATTTAGATTGTGCTTTGGTATTCTTGATAAAATTGGAGTTGCTGTATGCGAATTGTTTGATTTGTATCCATCAAATAGAAATGTCTCATTTCAAAGCTTTTGGCAGCTTGACCGTGATAAAAGACGAGAGAAGTTTGAAGCAGTAAGATCCCCTGGACTATTGGCATTGTATAGTATTGCTAGCGATCTAAACGATCGTAAAGACGGTGAGTGGGCGTTCTTCAAAGCATGGCGCAACGATTTGGAACACAAGTTCGTTGTAGTCCATAAAGGAGACAAACCAAATGATTTATATAACTCTTACTGTTTTGTCGATGATATGGCTTTTATTAAAGAATCCGATTTTATCAATTCTCTCGAACACATGCTGCAAATCACTAGATCTGCGATCTTTTCTTTCACGTTGATGGTACGGCATGAAGGGACAAGAGAAATAGATGACAATTCGATAATATTATCACAGAGCATGAATAGGCAAGATTTCAAAGATTGGTAA